A stretch of DNA from Plodia interpunctella isolate USDA-ARS_2022_Savannah chromosome 11, ilPloInte3.2, whole genome shotgun sequence:
GAGGTTTGGCAGCTTTCATAATGGTATCCCAATATGGGTATGGATCGTAATTGACCATAATTAAATCGACTCCTTTTTCATACCCGTGAGATTGTAATTGAGGCAGTAGATCTTGAGTGTGATTTAAAACAATGTCTGCTCCATTTCTTTTAGAAAAGTCCACTGTCTCCGGTCTAGAAGCAGTTCCGATCACTTTCAGGCCGAAATTCTTCGCAAGTTGGGAGGCAACAGAGCCGACACCGCCTGCGCTATTTATGATGAGCAGAGTTTTACctttatctttttctgttaTAAGCAATCGGTCGAAAAGGGACTCGAACGCGGTGACTGAAGTCAGCGGCATGGCAGCAGCTTGCTCGAAGGTCAGGTTCTTCGGTTTGACGCCGACCATGACCTCATTCAACGCGACATACTGCGCGTTCGCTCCATTTTTCCGCAAGTCTCCAGTGAAAAACACTTCGTCACCCACattgaaatgttttgtatCATCTCCTTTAGCGACTACGATCCCGGACCCGTCCCAGCCGAGTATTCTAGGATTTTTCTCGACAGTTGGTTTCGGTGCCCTTATCTTAGTGTCGATGGGATTGACAGATACTGCCTTCACTTCAATCAAAACATCGGTTTTCTGCAGCGTTGGCACAGGAATCTCCAGGTCTACGAGACTCTCCGCTTCAGAAAtgggtaaatatttataaaggcCCACAGCCCTCATAGTTTTCGGCAAGTTTCTAGCCATGTTATTGCCGGTGTCTAGAGATGAACCACTTGCGACGAAGCCAAACGTTATCACAATAACAAAAGCAAGCATAGCTATTTATGTTATATCGGGTTGAACGTTATTGTTATCTTTCAAATTGTTACATCACATTTACACCTATGAATACGGAATATATAGGAACGCAGTTGCGCCACAATTTGTGAATTTACAAAGTGGGGCAATTCgactatatttacaatttgatcaattttacaaattgttaaaaaaggtatatacataaatacattttttgtatttatgtatatacctttcgaaccgttggtttaattttgatgaaatttaaaaggtatgtaggatctgtcaatacaattttaagttcgtgaagcaacaaaatcggtttagtcgtttctgaaatattcacaattttgtaaaaaaaatattgtgtagcGAGGCCTAAGTTCGCCGAGCACTATTTATGATCTACAACTCATTACTGTTATAGCCaagatttatgacattatatcTCATctaaatcattaattatataaaaaacaccaAACGGCTCTGTTAAGCTTGTGgaaattttccaaaaatattacaatcgTTATGGGTCCGAATAACACAAACAACAATTTTCGTAAAAGTAATACTGATAAGTTAATTTGTAGTatgttgaattattattttatccatTTCTATCTGTTCGAAATAAAAACCTAGgaaataattacctattttttaaatagatattcttttcattttttcacTAGGATCTAGTTGTAcaaaaacgataaaaaaaaataataatgtgttaCTAGTTTTTTTTGAAAAGCCAAATTAGCTACTACCCCACtctgtttattaaaatgtaagtacaaTATCACAAATTTATTCACAGCCAAGGTCACCGGGTCACCGCTACATATGTGGCAGACGGCAGTTAAAATATGCTTGTCATTGTAAGCATGACTGACGGATtgatacaacaaaataatctttttttccAACGCTAGGCGATAACgcagataaaataattcctaCACAGCAATACCTATTTGGCTTTGCGATAAGGGTTACTTTGAGAGGGAAATAGAAAGCACATGATATCACAAAATGTTGCACTGctttgtaaaacatgttttatgcCGGctaaacagttcgccaaacttttgCGGATTCGGTACACATTGCTGGTTTGTCCTTGcggtaaaataaaagcttacaTAGAAACTACGCATTGTTCATTCATTTCTCGTTGGCTTAAATGTAGTCAAAGAGCAAGTCGtttgtatttctttaataCGAAAGAGTTCGCTTCCCAAAATTTAGAGGGCGTTGACTTCTAAATAAACTTGACGCTAAATATGATGCCacatgccagctccacactctCACCCTCTGTGCTCTCACCGAACTCAGATTCACATGCCGacgcaaattaattaatattgcgtaatttatatgcttttatttaccgcaacgaaaaaccagcaatgtataccaaattcGCTAAAGTTTGGCACACTGTTCGACGACAACGTGGAGCATTTCTCGATTTCGCAACAAGCTCTGTGCAATATTTATAGGGTTGAATATGCAATGATTTTGTGTAGGTGGATGTGTGTtgactacataaaaatatcacatctCATTTATGTGCCGACTTGTCGGTATTAGGTATGTGTTGTGTATTCCTCAAATCATCTTCCGCTAGTGCAGCTATAAAGTTCTTTTTCTTGTTCTAAAATATGTTCTGTCACAACCGCACTTTTTACTTTAGCAGTAGGTAtgcattaacttttttatgagtaaGAAGGTAAGGTGAAAGTAAAGCTttccaaaataatacaaaaaataattgctcgcacatatatttctatttaaatatgactattttatttataattcccACTCAATGTCATTTACACAATAGTTATAATACAAGCAGATCGATATATCACAGTACGCGTAAAAATTCACAATATgcgaaaataaatgtatcctATTCACAAAATGCTAACTATTGTTGaacatgtaaatatatgtatttgttatctATTTTATGCAAGCCTGGTAAAATTTGCCTTTGATGGGTcggtttttgaataaaataaattatgataattttaacagACTTTTGACAGAgttgttacaatttatatttagataagtATAGTGCCTTATCctaaagtaggtattataaaagCAACACAGTAGGGATGGGCACAACTTTAAAAGAAGtacaatttatacaataacatttataatacacaATACCTATGCAATCCAATTAACAGCATCGTCTCAGAAATTCTGGATTTAATGAAGAGCAAGCGCCATTCTAAACTATAAACGATGTGGTCTAGACACAggttatttcataattaatgctgcactattaattactttcgacattttatttacagaacaCGGTTTAATTGTCGTTTTACCTTATACAAAACTATAAGCGATAATGAGCAACCAAATCAACTATATAAAcccaaaaatatgtatttttaaaactcttCCTGTACAGTCTGTCTATAAAAAGTATGACcaaaattgattgataaacATCAAGTGTTACCATCCAAAAGGACACAGCGCCTTTATTGATTTTCCTCTATTTATAGAAATGCTGTATTTGATGACAACTGATAAGTTTTCTAGTTGTAATTAAGTGATCGCTTATAGATCGATAATAAGAAAACAGGGCACCTCTGCGTTAGGCTGAATGCGTTGTTAATCTAAAATGTCTGGTGTAGCcagtcattaaaatatttacattaatatactGGAGTAACAGGTACTTATGTAATCTGTCAATCGAATACGATTATCGATATTccgtataatatttttgacaacaaCATGgcatctaattaaaataagattgaGAGTTCTAATAACATGTtaatataatgattattttattacacattcaacaaataacacaatattattcCCTCTGATATGTTACCTCTTTTAGAGGAATCAATTCTAAATCATTCAACCCAAACTGAATATCCAATTAGTTTATCTATCCACCATCTCATTTGgatcaatcaatatttatttacttattaaaatgacAAACATTTCTTTGGTTAGTTAATACTGTCCCATTTGTACTAAAGCaaaattgtatacaattttatttaatttgtacatcaaatataagtttgtctttcttctttcttcaaAGCATATATGCACGTCCATAAATTAGGAAATTtgactaataaaataacactcTCAAATAACAACTGGTTTTATAACTACATAATTTGACAATATTGCAAACAAATTGGAAATGGCTTATATCTTTATAACCACATAACATTCCAgccaatcaaaatataaaatgtgcaACATGCTTCAATGCCTGTCACCAGCTTAAGACTTAGTCGTGCATATTCCAagtatatgattttattatatctcaaG
This window harbors:
- the LOC128673744 gene encoding zinc-type alcohol dehydrogenase-like protein SERP1785; the protein is MLAFVIVITFGFVASGSSLDTGNNMARNLPKTMRAVGLYKYLPISEAESLVDLEIPVPTLQKTDVLIEVKAVSVNPIDTKIRAPKPTVEKNPRILGWDGSGIVVAKGDDTKHFNVGDEVFFTGDLRKNGANAQYVALNEVMVGVKPKNLTFEQAAAMPLTSVTAFESLFDRLLITEKDKGKTLLIINSAGGVGSVASQLAKNFGLKVIGTASRPETVDFSKRNGADIVLNHTQDLLPQLQSHGYEKGVDLIMVNYDPYPYWDTIMKAAKPQGRICLIVDSSGLIDLKPIKEKSLTITAEMMATRIYFETEDMYRHHEILNIVSQKLDKGELTCTLNRVLSPINAANLKEAHKLLESKSMIGKLVLSGF